The DNA sequence GTAAGATTCTTCTTTTTATCGGCTCATTCGCAACAACCACCAATGTAATAATGATACCAGGTATCAAGTTATAAGATAACGCAATTAAATCTTCCGTCTGTTGAATCCCTGTCATTAACACAATCAACCACAAACCAAATGCAACTCCCACAAACCATTTTCTGCGTAATTTTGTTTCAAACAAAACATATAATAGTAACGAATATTTTACCAGTTCCAATACGAAATCAAATGCTAAGACCAGCTTCATCATATGTCTCCTTATCTATAGTTTACATCAAACATAATGTAAGCTTTTTCAAATTCCTTTTTCTTTCTTACGGAAACCCTTATTTCTACTGCTCCAATCTGAATGACTCCGTTTTTATATGTATCAATATATCTCATATTTACAATACACTGCTTATTTACCCGAAAAAACAGCCTGTCATCCAATGCTGTTTCCAATTCCTTCAGCGAGGTTTCCTTGCGAAATACACCTTCCTTCAAGATAAATTCAACAGAACTGTCCATAGCCTCCACATACAGAATCTCGTTCTGACAAAAAGTATATGCCACCCGTTCCCGATATACTTCTATCTTTTCCATTCCAACCCGTGTCTGGAGCGCATCCTCTAACGCCTCTCGAACTTCATTCTTTTGAAAGGGCTTGGTCACAAAGCGAAATGCATTTATCTTAAATGCTTCTTTAAAGCGGTCCTGTCTGCTTGTCGCCATAATAATCTTGCAGTCTAAATTCTGCTTTTGAATTCTGTTTCCAATTTCAATTCCATCCAACCCCGGCATCTCGATATCAAGAAATAGGACATCCAAACTCTCTACTTCTTCCAATAGCTTTTCACCGCAATCAAAGGTTGCAATCTGTCCCTCTTCTTCTAATTCGTCCAGACATTGTTCTACTAATGTTCCCAATACGCTTAATACAATCTTTTCATCATCACAAATCCCAATTTTTATCATATGCGATATTCTCTCCGATTTCTTCCCCTCGAAGCACAATAATTTTAATTATATATTATATTGCAAAAACTGGGTTTTGTACATGGTATTGGGTGAAAATTTTTTATAAGGTTAGAACAAAGAGTGCTTTGCACTCTTTGCGCGCTTAAATTAAAAAGAAGCTTCTTCCCATCTGGGATAGAAGCTTCTTCTCTTTTATCTCTTAATATCAATTCGAACCAATGCCTTCTTCAATGCAATCTCTGCACGGGCAACATCAATTTCTGCCGCATGATTATGAAGTCTCTCTTCCGCACGGGAGCGAGATGCTTCTGCACGCGCAACATCGATTTCTTCGGGCCATTCTGCAATTTCTGCCAAAAAGGTTACCTTGTCCGGTAAAATTTCCACAAATCCTGCATGAATTGCCGCTTCTTTCTTTCCTTCTGCCTCTGTAATGGTTACGATTCCCGGAGCCAGTACAGCGGTCAGAGGGATGTGGTGCTTATAGACACCCATTTCCCCCTCGG is a window from the Roseburia sp. 499 genome containing:
- a CDS encoding LytR/AlgR family response regulator transcription factor, which encodes MIKIGICDDEKIVLSVLGTLVEQCLDELEEEGQIATFDCGEKLLEEVESLDVLFLDIEMPGLDGIEIGNRIQKQNLDCKIIMATSRQDRFKEAFKINAFRFVTKPFQKNEVREALEDALQTRVGMEKIEVYRERVAYTFCQNEILYVEAMDSSVEFILKEGVFRKETSLKELETALDDRLFFRVNKQCIVNMRYIDTYKNGVIQIGAVEIRVSVRKKKEFEKAYIMFDVNYR
- the atpC gene encoding ATP synthase F1 subunit epsilon, which gives rise to MAEENKFFRLEIITPDRKFYEGEASMVEFTSTEGEMGVYKHHIPLTAVLAPGIVTITEAEGKKEAAIHAGFVEILPDKVTFLAEIAEWPEEIDVARAEASRSRAEERLHNHAAEIDVARAEIALKKALVRIDIKR